DNA sequence from the Streptomyces sp. NBC_01497 genome:
CCCGCCAGGTTCCTTGTCCGCTCAACAACCGTAAGGGGCACGGTGAAAGGACCGACATGCCGTACCCGGGCGGGCCCCGCACACTGGCACAGGGGGATCGGACAGCCGTGCGGCGGACATCGCGGCAGCAGGCCGAAACAAATCACACACCGTATCCGGATGACGCCGTCAGGAAACTGTCCGGCGAAGATCAGGACGCAGCGGAGATGATGAGAAATGGCAGGCACACGACAGAATTCCTCGCCCTTGGGTGAACTCATGGCGCGCCTTCTCCGGGAGGAGGGATCGCGGGCCTTCGACGGCGCCGTCGGTCGTCTCGCGGAAGGTGCGAGCGGAGCACTGACCCATGTCACCGATCGCCTGACGGACGTCGCGGAGAACGACGGACGGCTCCTCGGCGGCGGCCCGTCCGCCGGCGTCGGGGGAATGTCCGCGGCCGCCGCACTGATGGGACTCACCGAGTCGTCGGTCACGGGGCGGGCCGCGGGGAAGGCGAAGGACGCCGCCAAGGGCCTCGTGGGCGGTAAGGCGGAGGACGCCGCGAAGGGCGCCGGCGGAAAGGCCGAGGACGCCGAGGACGAGGCGGAGGACTCGGCCCAGGGTTCGAAGGGCGGCGGCATCAAGGCCGGTGACCCGAAGGTGACCAACATCATCGAGGTCCTCGACATCGGCATGCCGCTGCGGACGGTGTACGACTTCTACACCCAGTACGAGGACTTCGGCGATGTCGTCAAGGGCGTGCAGAGCGTCACCAAGGACGACGACATCACGAGCAAGTGGAAAGTGAAGATAGCTTTTTCGAACCGGAGCTTCGAGGCCACCGTCCAGGAACAGGTTCCCGATGAACGGATCGTATGGACCTCGGAGGGATCCAAGGGATCCACGAACGGCGCGGTGAGTTTCCACGAACTGGGCCCGACCCTGACCCGGATCGTGGCCGTCGTCGAGTACTACCCGTCGGGCTTCTTCGAGAAGACGGGCAACCTGTGGAGGGCCCAGGGCCGGCGGCTGCGGCTGGACCTGAAGCACTTCCAGCGGTACGTCACCCTCACCGACGAAGAAGCCGAGGGCTGGCGCGGCGAGATCCGCGACGGCGAGGTCGTGCGCTCGGACGAGGAGGCGCGCGACGCCGAGTCGCAGGACGAGGACGAGGCCGACGACACGGCCGACGACGACGGCGAGCCGGCGGACGAGGAAGACGCCGACGACACGGCCGACGACGAATACCGGGACGACGACGAAGAGTTCGAGGACGAGGACGAGGACGTAGACGACGACGAAGACGACGACGACGACGAAGAGGACGACGGCGAGGAATACGAGGACGAAGAGGACGAGGACGAGGACGAGAAGGCGCCGGCTCGCTGACCCTCCGGCGTCGGGCGGCGCCGGAGTCGGGGGCGCGCGGGAAGGACTGAAGGATGCAGCGCGACTTGCTCGGGATCTATCTGAACGACCATCTGGCCGGAGCCACGTACGGGGTGGCACTCGCGCGGCGCATCGCGAACCAGCACCGTCGCTCACCGCGCGGTGCGGATCTCGAACGCATCGCCGAGGAGATCGCACAGGACCGCCAGTCCCTGCTGAGGATCATGGAGGAACTCGGTGTGTCCGCGCGCAGCTACAAGATCTACGGAGGCATGGCGGCCGAGAAGTTGAGCCGGCTGAAGCCCAACGGGGTCGTGTACCGGCGTTCCGGGCTGAGCACGGTCGTCGAACTGGAGACACTCCGCCTCGGCGTCGAGGGGAAGAGCCTCGTGTGGCGGACGTTGCTCGCGGTCGCGACGGACGAGGGCCGTTCCGACACGTCCGAACTCGACGAGCTGCTGCAGCGGGCACGGGACCAGATAGCCACCCTGAGCGCTCTTCGACTGGCGGCCGCGAAGAGGGTCTTCGCCGTGGGGGAGCGGCGTATCGCGACACCTGCCTGACCGCCCCCACGTCAGCGCCGGCCGACTCGCTCGGCCGACTCGCTCGGCCGGCTCGGCAGCTCGACCCGACCCGGCCCCGGGTCGGCGTGTCCTGTGCCGGATCGTCGCGGACGGAGTCGTCGTCCCGCGTGTCCCGGGACGCGTCCGGCCATCTCACGTGCCGCGTCGGTGAGTCGACGGATCAGGCACGCCGCTTCCGGTTGCCGCAGGAGGAGAGCGGGCGGTGAGAGCGGTCACCACGGGCGGGCGTCAGCGGGCGACCGTCAGGTCTTGTGATCCGCCGCATCACTGAGGTACGACACGGACGGGTCTGGGAATGTCTCCCGTGCCGGGCCATCCGGGCACCTGACTCCGTACGTGACGTGACGGATGTGAGGTGTCCATCGGACCAGTCGATGTCCAGCCACCCGGCCACTCGGCCACCCGGGTCGCTTCACGTGGTGACGTCGGGCTCGTAGCGGACGCGGTGTATCGGGCGTGGCGTAGCGGCGTGGGCGTAGCGGACGTCGTGCGGGTTGCGGCACGCGTCGACCGGACCCGGTCACCTGTGACCGAGCCCGGTCAAGTCCTGCCGAGGACCTCCGGATCTTCTACCGGAGACCTCCGGCCAACCGAGTCCCTTCCTTCTTCACTTCCGGCCCTCGGAGCGGCCGCCGCGTCCAGGGCGGGAAGGCCGGGAGGGAGCGGACCGGGCGGCCCGCTTGGCGGGTGCGGCCTTCTTGGCCGGTGCGGAAGCCGCCTTCTTGGCCGGAGCCGCTTTCTTCGCCGCCTTCTTCGCCGGGCGGTCCGCCGCATGCGGGGCGCTCCGCTTCTTCCCGGCCGCCCGCGAGGGACCCGGACGTTCCGATTCGCCGGCATCCCGGTGGTGGCGCCGCCTGTTCGGCTTCGCGTCGGACTCCTCGGGGGCCTCTTCGGCCTCTTCCCGCGGTTCTTCCTGGTCAGCGTCCTCCCGGTCGTCCTCGTCGTCCTCCTTACCGAGGACTGAGCCCGCGCCCGGCAGGCGACTGCTGATCCCGCCGGTGACCGACTCCAGCCCCCGGCCGACCACGGACGACAGGGCCTTGCGCGCCGCCTCGACGCCCTCCGCCCGCACCTGTTCCTCAAGTTCGGACACCTGCGGCACCTCACGCACCCGCCGCAGGCCCTCCACCACCAACTGCTGCGGGTCGAAGCCGAATCGACGCCCGAGCAGGAAGGTCATCGTCGTCAGAGCGAGTCGGCCCTTCTTCGTGCGGCCCAGAATGTAGCCGCCCGCGAGCGCGGCAGCGAGAGAGGCCTTGGTCTCATCGTCCATGGGTACGGCACCTGCCTTTTCACGAACTTTTGCGCACTTGGGTAGCCGGGCGGGAGCCGCCGGGCGAGAACCGGCGGGAGTGGGGCAGCCGGTCACCAGCGATGGCGGCTCCCATCGGCACGCCGTCCACCCGGGCGCCGCCCGGGGCACAGTTCCGTTGTCGCTTTCCTTCCACTCTGCGCGGCCCGCTCGGATGCTGCCAGTCGCCCGCCCGACGGCGCGTCCGGAGCTCCGGGCGTCGGCGTCCATGCCTCGGGCCGCGCAGGCTCGGGCCTGTGCCGTGCGCGCAGGGCGGACGGAGCCGGCATCGCGGACGCTCCCTAGCGGCCGGCCGGGGGAGACCCGGCGGTGCGGAACTGCTGGTGACGAGAGTCGGCGAGCTGGTGGGGAGGTACGCGTTCGATGATCAGGAGGGCGACGTCGTCGGTGGGCTGGCCGCCGGTGTGGGCGAGCAGGTCCTCGTGGATGCGTCGCAGCATGGTTTCGGGCCCTCGGGCGGGGAAGGTGGCGACCCGTTCGGCGAGGGGATAGAAGGATCCGGCCGGTGAGCGGGCCTCGACGACTCCGTCGGTGTACAGGACGAGCAGGTCGCCAGGTTCGAAGATGAACGGCTCGGAGCGGGGCCCGGTCGCGGGCGGCGGCGCGCAGATGCCCAGGGGAGGCGCGGGGTGGCGCGCGTTGAGGACCGTGACCTCCCGGTCGTGGACCAGCAGCGGCGGTGGGTGTCCGCAATTGATCATCTCGGCGTGGGAGTCGTGGTCGGGGAGGTCCAGTAGGAGGGCGGTGATGAAGTGCTCACCGGGATCGGGCCCGGTGTCGGCGACCTCTTCGAGATTGCGGCAGACACTGTCCTCCAGGGTGGCGACGAGTTCGGACAGGTGGGCGTGCCGGTGCGCGGCCTCGCGGAACGCGCCGAGCACCAGCGACGCCTCGCCGATGGAGGACAGGCCGCTGCCCCGCACGTCGCCGATGATCGCCCGGGTGGAGGGGTGGGCGGCGCGGGCCGTCGCGAAGAGGTCCCCGCCGATCTGGGTCTCGTCCTCGGGGGTCAGATAGAGCCAGGCGACCCGCAGCGGCCCGATCCGCCGGGGCGGGGGCCGCAACAGGACTCTCTGTGCCGTCTCGGCCACCGAACGTGCCCGGTTGAGCTGCCGGTTGCGTCGCTCCCGCGCGATGCACACGAAGTACACGAGGGTGGACAGGACGGCCAGGCCGATGATCTGCGCCACGTGGTTCGGCGTTCCCAGCCCGCCATGGAAGACGGCGATGAAGATCTGCGCGGCCACCGCCAGCGCCCCGGCCAGGGCGGTCATGCGCGTCCCGGCCACGGCGGCGGTGAGCGCCGGCGCGATGACGAGCAGCGGGCCCAGGTGGACGGTCTCGGGGGCCATGACGTCCACGACGGTGATCGCGGCGATCAGGACGAACGGGATCATCACCATCCCGCATCGGCGCCACGACTGCTTCAGGAGGCGCCGCGCCGCATTGCTTCCGGCACCCATCGGCCTACGGATGCTCGCCGGGCTTCGGGCGCCCCTCAACGCCCTCCACCCTCTTTCGAGAGTGAGGGGCGCCATGAACACGGTCCCGGTCGCGGGTGCTGCCGCGGTGGGACGTCCCGGTCGGTGAGGGGCGCCACTAGGGGGTCAACATCCATCGCGGATCCATTCGAAACCGGATGAAAACGGGCACGTCCTACGGTACGCCGACCTCATGCCCGCGCTCCGGCGGACAGCGGGCGCCCGCGGCGGCGCGCTCGCCGGGACCCGTGGCCGGGCCGCCCATCTGCGTGCAGGGCCCGTCGCGGGCCCACCGGGCCGCCGCCACGGGCGGGTGGGCCACCCAATGACGCGGCGCGGACGCGCGGCGGCGGCCGGACCGCACGGGTCCGCAAGGGACGGCGCGGTCCCTCGCCGGGCCGGACGGTTCCTGGCGGGGCCGGACGGTCCTCGCCGGGCCGGTTTCTCGCCGAACCGCATGGTTCCTCGCCGGACCGGTGCGGGGCGCGCGGCGGAGCGGCTCCCCGGCCGCGGCCGACCACCTCACCAGCGCCTGGGTGCCCGAGCCGCACGGGCTCTCAGCGGGGCGCCCACTGGCCGTAGTCGTCCGTCGTCGCGGTGTCCAGGTCGCAGCCCGCGCCGCCGATGGTCTGCTGGGCGCCCTGGCGGATCTGAGCGCGGGCGTCCCACTGGCCACCGGACCAGGCGGGCGTCTGCCACGCCCAGTTGACCTTCTTCGCGTCGAGGGCGCGCTTCACCGGGTAGTAGCCGCCGTAGATGCCGACCCGTTCGCGGCCGATCACACCGGCCGCGCCGTCCAAGTACGCGTTGATGTCGTCCTGTTGGCCGGGGCTCGCGTCGAAGTCGACGGCGAAGTAGATCGGCCGGTCCTGCGGCATGCCGAGAGCGGCCGCCTGCTGTTCCGCCTTCTTCGCGTCGGCCGCGCCGGCTTTGCTGCCGGAGAGGGCACGCTGCGCGCCCGTCTCCCATACGACCACGCACGCGACGCCGTGCGAGGTCAGGTCGTTGGCCTCGGTCTTGCTGAGGTTCTTGCCGTCGTCGTCGCTGAGGTAGCGGCAGGCGAACTTCTTGCCCGCCGCCTTGAGCGCGGCCCCGCCGGGGTGCGTCCACGCGTAGTCGACTCCCGCGATACCGGACATGGTTGATACCTCCCGTTTCATCACCCCCCGTGACTGTGTCGGACCTCTGGGTCATCTGCCCGCCGAATGTGGAGGTGAACATGGCTGCCGGGGGCGCTTCGGCGTGCGTGCCGTAGTGTTCTTTGATGCTTCGCATCCTCTACGTCACCGACCTCGGCTATGAGGCCGCCGGCCGCCGCTACGGTGACGAGGACATCCGGCTCTCCGCCCGGCTGCGTGAACGGGGTTTCGCCGTCGCGCTCTGTCACCCCCTCGACGCGGCCCGCCTGATGGGGGACTTCGACCTCGTCCTCGTCCGCAACAGCGGCCCCGTGCTGGACTACCGGGCGGCGTACGACGCGTTCCGCACCGAGGCGGCGGCCCGGCGGACACGGGTGGTCAACCCCCTGACCGGGCGGGGCGACATGGCGGGCAAGGGCTACCTGGTGGAGCTGACACGCGCCGGGTTCCCGGTCATACCGACCGTCGACCGCGCCGCCGACCTGGCTCTGCTGCCGGACGCCGAGGAGTACGTCGTCAAGCCGGTCGACGGCGCCGACTCCCTCGGTCTGTCCTTCGTGGCGCCGGGCGCCCTGGCGGCGGTGGACCTCACGGGGATGCTGGTGCAGCCGCGCATACCGTTCCGCTACGAGGTGTCCTTCTACTTCGTCGACCGGGATTTCCAGTACGCCCTCCACACGCCGGACCCGGGGCGCCGCTGGGAGCTCACGGCGTACGAGCCGAGCACGGAGGATCTCGCCTTCGCGCGGCGGTTCGTCGAGTGGAACGCGATCGACCACGGCATCCAGCGCGTCGACGCCTGCCGGGCGCCCGACGGGGCGCTGCTGCTGGTCGAGTTGGAGGACCTCAACCCCTATCTCTCCCTGGACCTCGTCGAGGCGTCGGTGCGTGAGGCGTTCACCGACCGTCTCGCGGTCTCCCTGCGCGCCGCGGCGGCCCTCTGACGAGCCGCGCCGCCCGGAGCCCAGGGCCAGAACGTCCACCGTGCGCCGCGCCGCGCATCTGACGAGCGGCGACTGTCCGCCGCCGACCGGACCCCCGGCCTGCGGGCCCCGACCGCACCGCCTCGGGCGCCTCGCCGCCCGCTCACCGGTGGGCATCCCGCCACCACGCCTCCGCCGCCCCGCTCACCGGGCGGCCCGCCTCAGAGGTCCGGCGCCTGCCAGGTCGTCGTGGTGCCCCTGCCCGAGCCGTCGTCGCGGGCGCCGTCGTCCTCCACCAGCAGCCGCACCGCCGTCCGCCCGTCTGGCAGCCGGGTGCTCACGTCCACCTCGACCGTCACCGCCGTCACCCCGTTCCTGCGGTGCGCGGCCGCGAGCGCGCCGCGCAGCGCCGACAGCAGCGCCGCGTCCACGGGCTCGCGTACCGCCGACTCCACCGGGCCGAGGAACCGTACGGAGGGACGGAAGCCCAACAGGGCCGCCGCGCCGTCCGTCTCGCGCAGGACCCTGCCCCGCAGGCTCGTCGGCGCCTCGGCCGGCGGCTGCTGCAGCGCGAAGATGGCGGTGCGCACTTCCTGGATGGTCGAGTCGAGTTCGTCGGTGGCCCGGCCGAGGAGAGCCGCGGTCTCGCCCGCGCCGGCCCTGCGCCGGGTCGACTCCAGCATCATCTCGGTGGCGAACAGCCGCTGCACGACCAGGTCGTGCAGGTCGCGCGCGATCCGGTCGCGGTCCTCGAACACCGCGAGCCGCTCCCTGTCGTGCTGGGCGTCGGCGAGGACGAGCGCGAGCGCGGCCTGCGAGGCGAACTGCGAGGCCAGCAACCGGTCCACGGGCGTGTACGGGTGGCGGCCGCGGGACCTCGGCACGGTCAGCGTCCCGATCAGCCGGCCGCCGTGCTGCAGCGGCAGCATCATGCTCGGCCCGAACCGGCCACGGACCGGAGTCGTCATCCTCGGGTCGGTCGCCGAGTCCTCCAGGAACACCGCCTCGCCGCCGAGCAGTTGGGTGAGTACCGCCGAGCCCGGCAGGATCGTCGTGCCGACCATGCCGTCGGCGATCGCCGGATCGGCCGCGGACGCCGCGACGATGCGCATCCCGCCCTCGGGCGTCGGCAGCAGTACGGCCCCGGCGTCCGCGTCGGCGAGTACGCGTGCCGATTCGGCCACCGTGGTCAGGGCGTCCTCGGCGGACTCACCGGTCAGCAACGCGGTGGTGACGGCCGCCGCGCCCTGGATCCACCGCTCGCGCTGGCGGGCCCTGCCGTATGTACGGGCGTTGCCGATCGCGATGCCGGCCTGGGCGGCGAGGGTGTGCAGCAGCACGATGTCGGACGGCGTGAAACCGTCTCCGTCTCCGTCCTCGTTCCCGCGGTCGTTACCTCCGCGGTCCTCGTCCCCGCCCCGGGCCCTGTCGTCGCCCGCCGCGCCCTCGTGCGCGCTGTGCGCGTTGTGCGCGGCTTCCGTATCGCGCGCATCGCCGTCGTCGCCTTCGTCAGCTTCGTCAGGTCCGTCGGTTCCGTATGCCCGGCCGCCCCCGGTCGCCGCGGTGTCCCCGCTCGCGCGCTTCCCGCTCACGCGCAGAGTGCCGAACTCCTCGTCCACGACCCGCACCGGCACCTCGGCCCGCGCACCGCCGTCGTCCGTGCCGGCCGAGAACAGCTCGGTCAGTGGTGCGCTCTCCGGCTGTACGACGCCGAGTTCGCCGTACCGGGCGCCGACCAGTTCGACGGCCGCGTCCACGATGTGCTGGAGCGTGACACCGAGTTCGAGGTCGGTGCCGATGCCGAGCACCGATTCCAGCAGTACCGGCAGCCGGTCGCTGTACGCGGGGCCGGCACGCGTGGGCTCCGCCGCCTCGCCGCTCACCCCGTGGGTGCCGCGCCCACCCGGCTCACCGGAGGCCCCACCCGGTGTCCCCGGACCACCGGCCCCCTCGGCCGCGCCGGACGCCCCGGGTGCGGGATCCTCCTGGTGGCCTCGCACGGCGGCGGGCGGTCAGTGGGCCTCGGCCAGCGGGTCCAGGACCAGCGGCTGGACCCTGCCCTCCAGCATGGTGCCCATGCCGAGGATGGTGCACAGGTCGGGCCGATCCGCGATCGCGACCGGCATGCCGGTCGCCTCGCGCAGCATGGCGTCGAGGCCGGGCAGCAGCGCGCTGCCGCCGACCATCTTGATGCCCGTGTCGGCCAGGTCCGCCACCAGGTCGGGCGGGCACACGCGCAGGACCCGTCCGATGCCGTCCTTCACGGCGGTCAGCGGGGTGTAGATCGCCTCGCGCACCGCCGCCGTGTCCACCTTCACCGACCGTGCCACGCCCGTGGCGACGTCCCGGCCGTGGATCTCCATCGAGGTCGGGCCCTCCGCCGTCAGGCCGTCGCCGCTCAGCGCCAGCTGGATCGGGCGCACGGACTGGCTCGGCAGCACCAGTTCGTGGTGGTGGCGCAGGTGCTGGATGACGGCCTGGTCGATGGCGTTGCCGCCGACCGGGATGCGCTGCGCCGTGACGATCGAACCCAGCGAGAGGACGGCGACCTGAGTGGTCGCGGCACCGCACATGATGATCATCGTGGCGGTCGCGTCCTCGACGGGCAGGCCGCAGCCGACGGCGGCGGCGATCACCGTGTCCACCAGTTCCACCCGGCTCGCGCCCAGACCCACCAGCGTCTCGATCGCGGCGCGCTGGGCCAGCGGGTCGCTGTCGTGCGGGGTGGAGGCGGCGGCGCGCAGCCGGGGCTTGCGCCGCAGTTGGCGGCGCAGCTTGTCGCCGAGCAGATGGCGCAGCATGCGCTGGGCCATCTCGATGTCGATGACGGTGCCGCCGGTCACGGGCCGTACGACGCGGATGTAGTCGGGTGTACGGCCCGTCATCTGTTCGGCGAGCGTGCCGACGGCGATCAGCGATCCGGTACGGGTGTTGATGGCGGCACAGCTGGGCTCGTCGACGAGGAGACCGGCCCCCTTCACGAAGACCCGGGTCCGGGCGGCTCCCATGTCCACGGCGATGTGGCAGCGGCGCAGGTTCTCAAGACTGACGGTCACGGCGGATCTCCCGAGCGGCAGGGACGGTCACCGGCGGCGCGGGCCCCGGTCGATACTAAAAGCCTGCTGCGCCACGGGCCCCGGCGCGCGCTGGGCTGGGCCGGTCGGCGTACCGCCCCGGGGCCGCCCCGGCCGCGGGCCCCGGGCCGTGGACCCCGGACGCTAGGCGGGCGCCCACCGCTGGAGGAGCCCCCAGGTGAACTCGGCGACGTACTCCGTTCGGTCGACCCTGTGCGTGTCCTCGGTGGACGGGCCCTCGCCCGCCGGGACGGGACCCGCACCGGAGCGGCCGGTGCGCGGGCGGCCCGCGTCCGTGCCCCCCGGTCCGGCCGGCGCGCGAAACGCGAGCCCGAACCGTGTCGGTGCCGTGCCCTCCAGGGGCCTGGCGGGCGGGAAGGCCCGCGCCAGTTCGTCCACGGTGCAGCCCCACGGCCGCAGGTCGGCAGCCGTCACCAGCGTGGGTCCCGGCGCACCGGGCGCCCGGACGAGCCACTCGTTCCACACGGCTCCGCCGGGCGCGACCATGATCTCGAAGCGCAGGCCGGGCCAGAGCGGTACGGGCCACTGGAGCGCGTCGCAGTCCAGATCACCCACTCTGCGGCGGAACGCGCGTTCCGGCTCGCCGAGCACGGACCGGTAGCGCGCGCGGGCCCCCCGGCCGCGCGCGGAGCGCACCATCGCCTGCCAACGGCGGTTTGCCTCGCGCAGGTCGGCACGGGAGGCGCCGAGCACGCGCCGGGCCTCGTCGACGAGGTCCGGCTGGTGATCGGCCATCCTGCGCAGCAGGACGAGCTGGAAGGCGCCCGGGCCGAACGCGCCCGGTGGACCGCTGCCTGGAGTGCTGCCCGACATCATGGACGCCATCATCTCCAATCGGACAAGCCGGTACAGGACGCGGGGTTGTGCACAGGATCTCCACACGGGCGGCTGTCTGCGGAGTCATCGCGCCGCATAACCTGCGAGCGCCATGGACTACTGCGATCAGTGCCGACGGCACCTCAACGGCGCATTGACCTGCGCCGGATGCGGCAGGTCCGCGGAGGAGCTGCGGTGGACCCCCAGCCCGGCGCGGGACTCGCGGCCCGCCGCACCACAGGAGCGGGGCGTCGGCGCCGCCGGTGCGAACGGAACGTACGGGCCGGACGACAGCGCGTCGCGGCAGCACGCCGACGAGGTCCCGGCCCGGCCCGCGGGCGCTGACCCCTCCCGTCGAGACGGTTACGCGCAAACGGCGGGCGACCCCTACCGACCGGCTCAGGCGGATCGCACGACCTACGCGGACCGCGCGGGTCGGGCTGACTACGGCGACCCGGCGGATCACCGGGACCACGCGGACCACCCGGACCAGGCAGATCACCCGGTTCACTCGGATCACGCGGATTCCCCGGACTCCCCGGACCACGCGGAGTACCCCGGCCCGGACGGCGAGGGCCGCCCCGGTGACACCGCGCCTGGCCCCGACGGGCCCGGGCGCACCGAC
Encoded proteins:
- a CDS encoding rod shape-determining protein — translated: MTVSLENLRRCHIAVDMGAARTRVFVKGAGLLVDEPSCAAINTRTGSLIAVGTLAEQMTGRTPDYIRVVRPVTGGTVIDIEMAQRMLRHLLGDKLRRQLRRKPRLRAAASTPHDSDPLAQRAAIETLVGLGASRVELVDTVIAAAVGCGLPVEDATATMIIMCGAATTQVAVLSLGSIVTAQRIPVGGNAIDQAVIQHLRHHHELVLPSQSVRPIQLALSGDGLTAEGPTSMEIHGRDVATGVARSVKVDTAAVREAIYTPLTAVKDGIGRVLRVCPPDLVADLADTGIKMVGGSALLPGLDAMLREATGMPVAIADRPDLCTILGMGTMLEGRVQPLVLDPLAEAH
- a CDS encoding glycoside hydrolase domain-containing protein; this translates as MSGIAGVDYAWTHPGGAALKAAGKKFACRYLSDDDGKNLSKTEANDLTSHGVACVVVWETGAQRALSGSKAGAADAKKAEQQAAALGMPQDRPIYFAVDFDASPGQQDDINAYLDGAAGVIGRERVGIYGGYYPVKRALDAKKVNWAWQTPAWSGGQWDARAQIRQGAQQTIGGAGCDLDTATTDDYGQWAPR
- a CDS encoding SRPBCC family protein codes for the protein MARLLREEGSRAFDGAVGRLAEGASGALTHVTDRLTDVAENDGRLLGGGPSAGVGGMSAAAALMGLTESSVTGRAAGKAKDAAKGLVGGKAEDAAKGAGGKAEDAEDEAEDSAQGSKGGGIKAGDPKVTNIIEVLDIGMPLRTVYDFYTQYEDFGDVVKGVQSVTKDDDITSKWKVKIAFSNRSFEATVQEQVPDERIVWTSEGSKGSTNGAVSFHELGPTLTRIVAVVEYYPSGFFEKTGNLWRAQGRRLRLDLKHFQRYVTLTDEEAEGWRGEIRDGEVVRSDEEARDAESQDEDEADDTADDDGEPADEEDADDTADDEYRDDDEEFEDEDEDVDDDEDDDDDEEDDGEEYEDEEDEDEDEKAPAR
- a CDS encoding GAF domain-containing sensor histidine kinase — encoded protein: MSGEAAEPTRAGPAYSDRLPVLLESVLGIGTDLELGVTLQHIVDAAVELVGARYGELGVVQPESAPLTELFSAGTDDGGARAEVPVRVVDEEFGTLRVSGKRASGDTAATGGGRAYGTDGPDEADEGDDGDARDTEAAHNAHSAHEGAAGDDRARGGDEDRGGNDRGNEDGDGDGFTPSDIVLLHTLAAQAGIAIGNARTYGRARQRERWIQGAAAVTTALLTGESAEDALTTVAESARVLADADAGAVLLPTPEGGMRIVAASAADPAIADGMVGTTILPGSAVLTQLLGGEAVFLEDSATDPRMTTPVRGRFGPSMMLPLQHGGRLIGTLTVPRSRGRHPYTPVDRLLASQFASQAALALVLADAQHDRERLAVFEDRDRIARDLHDLVVQRLFATEMMLESTRRRAGAGETAALLGRATDELDSTIQEVRTAIFALQQPPAEAPTSLRGRVLRETDGAAALLGFRPSVRFLGPVESAVREPVDAALLSALRGALAAAHRRNGVTAVTVEVDVSTRLPDGRTAVRLLVEDDGARDDGSGRGTTTTWQAPDL
- a CDS encoding PP2C family protein-serine/threonine phosphatase yields the protein MIPFVLIAAITVVDVMAPETVHLGPLLVIAPALTAAVAGTRMTALAGALAVAAQIFIAVFHGGLGTPNHVAQIIGLAVLSTLVYFVCIARERRNRQLNRARSVAETAQRVLLRPPPRRIGPLRVAWLYLTPEDETQIGGDLFATARAAHPSTRAIIGDVRGSGLSSIGEASLVLGAFREAAHRHAHLSELVATLEDSVCRNLEEVADTGPDPGEHFITALLLDLPDHDSHAEMINCGHPPPLLVHDREVTVLNARHPAPPLGICAPPPATGPRSEPFIFEPGDLLVLYTDGVVEARSPAGSFYPLAERVATFPARGPETMLRRIHEDLLAHTGGQPTDDVALLIIERVPPHQLADSRHQQFRTAGSPPAGR
- a CDS encoding histone protein, with the translated sequence MDDETKASLAAALAGGYILGRTKKGRLALTTMTFLLGRRFGFDPQQLVVEGLRRVREVPQVSELEEQVRAEGVEAARKALSSVVGRGLESVTGGISSRLPGAGSVLGKEDDEDDREDADQEEPREEAEEAPEESDAKPNRRRHHRDAGESERPGPSRAAGKKRSAPHAADRPAKKAAKKAAPAKKAASAPAKKAAPAKRAARSAPSRPSRPGRGGRSEGRK